Genomic segment of Panicum virgatum strain AP13 chromosome 9N, P.virgatum_v5, whole genome shotgun sequence:
GAATATAACACTAAACACTCCTTTACACAagctatttttcaaaaatataatcaATGTTTCTTGTTTCCTATGAATAAATTGTGAAGTACATGTATTGATGTTGAGGAATATGAAAAGATATATGATGtgcctattatttttttctagattttataAATACATGATTAATTCGGGATTATCTCGGCTAAAAACGGGATCTCGCAAATACGGGCAGGATACACCCCTTCCCGCTTCCCGTACCATTTCCGTATTTTCCCGTAAATACGGAAACAGGCCAAAATCAAGCCCACGGTTGAGCAGCTCTCGGCTGTACTATTCTCAGCTGCTCTCGCCGGCAATCACTCCGTTCGGTTGTACTATTCTCGGCTGCTCTCGGCTACTCTAGGCTGCGGCTCTTCCAGCCAAGGCAGTAGAGCAGCAGGGCTGCTGCTGATTGCAGCCGTGCTCCAGCCTAGGCAGCAGAGCGAGGCGGACGGCAACCGAGTCTGCTATTTTTGGGCAATTGCCCAGCCGAACAGATGTGTAGGCCAGCCGAACGGCTACTGTGGACCAGCCGAACGGCTTGAGCTGCTCAGCCCAGGCAGAAGCAGCCCAACAGCCGACAGCAGTTAAAAGTAGTacagccgaacagagtgaatatATGAGCCCACGTCGATGGCAACGGGAACAAGCGCCGGCTCCGTTCGCACGTACAGTTCTCCGGGTCGTCTCGGCTTCTGCGCACGCCCGTCTCGGAGCCCATTGGGAGTTCGCGGCTCTGGTAACAATCCCGATGACATGATAGTCGTTTCACCCATTCGGAATTCAAAGCTGCCGTTTAGTCCTCTTTTTGTTCGCGTTAGGTCATTGATGGATGATTAGGAGGATCTATAGGAAAATTTTCTTTGCAGTTATATGGACTTGTTGGACATTAGTTcatctaagagcaactccagtaggGCTGCTAAATTCGGGTGAGCAAATGCCCATTTAGAAACccacttctaaattttactcacTCAAATAGTCAAATATGGGTCTCTACTCCAGCAGCCTGAGTAAATTGGGATTTCATTTTCCAACTGACATctgggtcccacctgtcattccACCCCTctcgccgcggtcgccgctTGCTCGCTCCCTAACCCGCCGCCGTCTCGTCCGCAGGGTGTCAgtccgccggccatggcgacggTGCGATTCATTAATTTACCTTTACTTTCGGTGGTTGGTAGTGATGGGTTCGCAATCGCATCTCTCCTAATCTTTCAGCTCGGGAGCCTGCTAAAGATAGCATTTTTGTCTAGCTGCGCAGGCGCCTGGATTAGGCCCAAGAACCGGGCGATCTGCAGCGAGCATGGCGACCGACGACTTGGCCGGCGGTGGCAGGGAAGGGGAGCGGGAGGGGGGCCTCGGATACATCCTCTCGCTCCCGGCGGCAGCGCTGCCTTTGCCCGTCACTGTCTCCTGCATTGACGCCACCGTCCCGCGCAGGCGCACAgccgcccccgcctccgcgcccGGCCCCCACAGCGTTCAGCCACGAATCCGACGGAGGAGGCAAGGCCCCCCGAGTCCCCGACCCCCATACCCCCGCACCAGCCATGGAGAGGCCGGCCAAGAGGGCGAGGAGGTGCCTGCAGTGCGGAGCGACCGAGACGCCGCAGTGGAGGTCGGGCCGATGGGGTCGGGCACGCTCTGCAACGCCTGCGGGGTCCAGCTCAAGGCGGTCGGGGCGCTGCCGGAGCAGGTGCACCGGACCCCGCCGGTGACCGTGAGGACggtcgccgagccgccgccgaagAGCCCGGCGTCAGactcgtcgccggccggcccgaTCTGGGAGCCCGGGCGCCTGCACTGcgggtcgtcgtcgccgccgcagtGGTGGGAGGGCCCGATGGGCCGCAGCACGCTGTGCAACTCGTGCGGCGCGCGGTACAGGCAGGGGCGGCTGCTGCTAGAgtaccggccgccggcgagccccaccTTCGAGCCATCGGAGCACGCCAACAGGCACAGCCAGGTGCTCCAGCTTCACCGACAGTGGAAGGGCCACCAGAAGAACCAGCAACGCCTGCCAACGGAGGAGCCACGACCCGTGTACCACTCGATCGGCGCGCCAccgtgcagcggcggcggcgatggcctcGCCTCCTCCGTCGGATTCGTGTCCGGCAGTGCGCGGGCCCACCGGCGTGCTGGGGGCGCGCCTCGGCCTGctagggagggggcggcgggccggagccggagccggagccggagccggggaggaggaggcagacCAGAGGTGGACGAGTGGCGGCGGGATGGAGCGCAGCCGGCGGGATCGGGATCGAGAGAACGCAGAGAGgaaggaaatgaaaaaaaaataggacCCACAGTTGGCTCCCCAAATAGAGGGTCACTAAATTGGGGGTGTGTGGGGAGAAATTTGGAAGGCCTATTAAAATAATAGTCCATTTACTTTTTTGCTGGAGACTGATTTTTAATGTCCATCGACTAAATCTTAATATGTCAGTCCATTTGCTCTCCCTGTTTGCTCTAACTGCACAGCATTCAGAATACATCCCCCTCCCGGCATTGTGGATTTGTGGTGTGAGCGTGGGAGACATGGGACGACAGCTTTGCGCATTAGTAGGCGACCAAATCAAGAAAGGACTGCAGGCGAGGACGGCCAGTGACCTTGTCAACGGAAGTTGATCTCGACAACCTCGTGCGGTCACCACATTGATCGAGTAGGCGACGCATCAGCCTGCAGAACCAGCAAGATCTTTCGGTGCCTTGTACAGAAACATGTCATTTTTCTTGTGAGCTGTTTTCTGTTTGTGCTGGGATCCCCGTACGACGAGAGTTCTGACGGGAACATGCTGCTCCACTGTTTTTTTTCCTGCAATGGTGCCAGTATCACCATTACTGGCACCATCGATCAGCGTTATGGTGATGCCTTGCGGTAGTAGTGCGCGCGTTCGAGGCGCTCCGAATCGATCCGCGCCTGTGTCACGACTGAAGAACAGAAGAAGAGCGATGGAGTTCTGAGATAAAATTCTGATACATAGAGCTTGCTGCTGCAGACCATTAGAATATCTTCACGAGCTCTTGTGTCTTACAGGAGTTAgctaaaaaagaaaatagagataAAAAAATCGTCATCCAACATAAAGGCTACCTATTCCGTCTTCTATTCTGATCTTCTATCCAGGGGCGCCGCTGGTCATCTTTGCCTAGCGTTAACCATGCCTgcccgcacgcgctcgcccCGTCGTTCCCGCGCGCTCGCTCCTCCTTCCCGCCCCCTCGCTCCAATCCCGCAGCTCTGCGCCGTTCTCCGTCGCCTGCTCCACACGaccacaccgccgccggcggtccTGCGCGCCATGCCTGCTCCCGCccggagctccgcgccgcccccaccgcTTGCTCCACACCACTGCCACCGGTCtcgcgcgccgcccctcgctCGGAGCTCCACGCTGCCCCTACCGCCTGCTCCGCACCGCCACGGCACTCCCTCAGTCCCCTCCGCCACAGCCTTCGCGGCTCCGACACGCAGGCCCCTCCGACGGCCCCTCCGCCGTGTCGCCATGGGAGAGAGTTCCTCTAGAGTGCCGAGCCCACCATCGCTGTCGCCCGCTCCGGCGAGCGCGCCAAGATGGCAGCGGAAAGCGGCCGCGGGGCATGGGATGCGTAGCAGCCCCGGCTCGCCGCTTGCCCACGGCCTCACGGGCACACGCGCGGCGACGTCGGAGATCGAGGCGGCTGGATGCGAGGCGGAGGGGCCTGCTGGACGCGAGCTGGAGCCAGAGGTGGGGGGAAAGATGAAGATAACTATATCAGGAGGGTGAAATGTGGAGCCCACCAGTAAAGTAACATATGAATAATTTAGAGTGATTGTTGGTTTAGCCCTAAGTTTTTGAAACTATATATCTTTTGCCTAGCCTTCAAATTTCTATGTTTAGCTAATTTTATATAAGAGCTCTTAGATATGCTCTTAGTCTAAATCTCTTAAGCTACTATGCGTAGAGGTCTGCTCTCAGTTAAGCTACTACTACGTATGGGCCCGACTACTCGCAACCGACGCACCGAGGtaggtagtgtttggttgccAAAAATTTCTAGACTAATTTTACTCCATGGACTAAAATCTTTAGTCCTAGGTATTAAAAGGGACTAAAGGTTATTAAATGAATACACAAAGTATCATATTATCTCTAATCTGCATGCATCCAAGAGGCGAAAACCAGGGGTAGGGGTGGAATAGTAGGTCTTTTAGTCCTAAACAGCTCCTCAAGAGGGTCTTCTCATTCTTTAGCCCCAAAAAGTCTCTACTGTTTGGTTCTTTAGCTTCTAAAGTtccaaaaatttatacaaaagtCCCATAAACCAAACAGACTCACGCAAGTTGACCAACAAATCGAGTCAACGTACAGGTGAAGATGGGgcatgttgacacagaatcgctccaacacactcgaatgcgctagaacgcgcgggagatcgtcaaaacgatctgaaccagcgatgccctggcggaccggtctgaccggttccgcagaccggtctgactggtgtggagcagagaaccgcgaaaacctagaaacgcgagctcgggagggaccccgtcaaaGCTTGCGCGTCTAGgattgctctgaggtcggcagaccactcagaacatcttcaaacgccgtcgagacgaaagaagaaagcaatctagggttggaaaaggctagggttcgAGAGAcgaaaagtaatgcgatattttgatttgattcgtttgggaatacctcaatcggccttagcctttatatttataggccggggaagtcgtacccctctccaagtcggtttatacaagaatttccaaaataaaatgaagcctactcggattacaactggacagaccggtctgaccggtcggcccaaccggtcagaccggtcagcctTTGAACAAATTCAGCAGCGTATACTTCCTTGCTATCATCGTCCGAAGTATCCGAATCATGATCACGAATAtatgtgttggaccgatgaggcttgaaagtatctttggcatttttaagtttaaactctaaacccatgactttgacttgcaaaaaattcacattatgatattcaaagccctcgagtttctctttcaaatatgaacgtaaaccattaaatgccaaatccgccaaatccttttcagaaattgtcaaactaaaacaccgatttttaatttctttaaatcgtttgaaataatccgaagaagattcatcacgtccttgcTTAATCGATGTTAAGTCCAATAATTTTGCttcggtttccccactaaagaagtgatcatgaaacttatgctccaattgagcccaattgcgagtagaattaggagcaagcgaggaaaaccaagagaaagccgtttcagtcaaagataaagaaaataaacgcacacgcAAAGCATCATTGCAACCGGCTTCTCCTAGttgcaagacatattgactaacgtgttcccaagttgtacgagaatcatcaccattaaatttagtaaactcaggaatacACCAACCAGCAGAAAAATgagtaaaatcaaactcagcgggataaggtttttgatataaacgtgtaGTACTCATATCCACCATAAGCTTACTTTTAATCGCATTTATCAGAtcctctttgaacttaaggagatcggcctgataatgctggctggtataaaactcagaaaaacaATGTGCATTAGAATTTCCATGCGCCATCGTCTGTAAAGAAGTCGGGATCGGTCCTTGGTTAGGTCCAGATCCTCGTGGCCCTCCTGCTACAGTAGTAGTGCGAGGTGGTTTGTACAgtgacaattcattagttcggctaggggcagccgaacctggaattgtctcgaaaggcgtcggcgacggtactgagtaaccggtccgaccggtctgtgggaccggtccggctggtgctgtgtgcacggttgacggtggcggggtttgccctgagaacgagttcggcggcataccatagagtGGTTGAGATGTGAACTCAGGTgtagccgaactcggatctaatgagttaggatctgacatgggttgtttacctttaagcgcatcaacatcactacttAATTTAATCAAAATGTCACCCGCAGCAGCTTGTGCAGCAACAATCTTTTGATCCATTATGGATGACATTCTATCAAACATATTAGAGGGACagaggcttacattggggatttcttcaatcttatccttgctaagcttgagagacggcagtacgaactcctccaccctcttgacgaggccaccacgatccttcttgaagcccttcaagaattgtgccttgacgtgctcctccacaagaaggaaggccttgcgctcctcttcggtgagctcctccattgtagccgtgatgatgtttTTCTTGTCGATCTCTGAAGAGTCCATCTTCTTTAAGGAGTatattagatcggttttaaaaccagattaatctttccccagcggagtcgccaaaaagtgtgttgacacagaatcgcgccaacacactcgaatgcgctagaacgcgtggGAGATCGTCAAAACAATCTGAACCAGCGATGCTCTggcggaccggtctaaccggttccgcagaccgatctgaccggtgtggagcagagaaccgcgaagacctagaaacgcgagctcgggagggaccccgtcggagcttgcgcggctagggttgctctgaggtcggcaggccactcagaacgtcttcaaacgccgtcgagacgaaggaagaaagcaatctagggttggaaaaggctagggtttgagagacgaAAAGTAATACAATATTTTGATTTGATTCGAatgggaatacctcaatcggccttagcctttatatttataggccgagtAAATCGTATCCCTCTCCGAGTCGATTTATATaagaattttcaaaataaaacgaaGTCTACTCGGATTAgaactggacagaccggtctgaccggtcggcccaaccggtcagaccggtcagcctCTGAACTATCAAAATTGGCTGTCAACGTGGCAGTTCCGTGCGCGCGCACGCCCGCCATTTGGCATTTGCAAACgtcttgttgttgttggtgctgGTCGGGAGCCATCGGCGAAGGATGCATATCAGCATATGAGCATATGCATATCCTCGTTtcactttaaaaaaaaaagcatatCCTCGTTCACTTCACAAGCTCTCAAGCAATGGATAAGAATCCAGGGGTGGagctaggattcaaaatttcaaatgatCCTGGTGCATGGAACAAAATTGATATAATTTACATGGTAAAAAAGAGTCAACTACTAGGAATTCATTTTTCACAATGGTGGATGTGCACTCGGAAAAGTGGCTTATCATTCCCCCTATTTCTGTACAGTTGGAGAGTTGACGTGAGCATTGATCTCGATATGCAAATCTATTAAACAGTGTTCCAAATCTATTAAACCGCAGGAACACGTAAAATTCCAAGAAATGATTATAGCCAAAACCCACCAAtcttattaaaaaaatgttGCTTTCATCATTCCTGAGCCTAAAAGTCAGCAACTCGCAAGAAATAGACGTAGCAACtccaggggcggagacagggggcGGACAGGGGCTTGCCCCCCCGATGGTTCTCAAATTTGcattagaaatttaaatttttattaaatttttatataaatttgtatggttggccccctctaataatgaaaaaatcaACTTTCTGGTTCCGCCCTTGAGCACCTCGCTTAACTCGAGCCAACACCGTATACGGTTCTTATAAAAAAACACCGTATACGGTATACTAATATATCCTCAAGGTTCCCCTAAAAAAAGTATATCCTCAAGGTTCTATGTTTATTACACCGCCATGCCTCGAACGCGCCGTCACTTGCACCGCCCACGCGTATCGCCACGGCGAGACAGTTTCTCTCCCGTTTCCTCTGCCTCgtccccacctcctcccctcgccagcggccggccatggcggacgacGCCTCGCCgagcgggcgcggcggcaggcgTTGCGCTACGCCCACGCGCGTCGACCTCCtggccctcctcctcgccgcgacGCTCTGCTCCGCGTCCTACTGCCTGGGGGTATGGCACAACAGCCGCGGCGCCGCGGACGGCAGGGTCCTGGCTCTGAGCCCGGCCGCGGCCGTCGCTGTCGGCGCAGCGTCGTCGTGCGGGGGAGACTCCGACGGGCCGCTCGACTTCGaggcgcgccacgccgccgaggACGCCGGGCTATCCgtgtcggcgacggcggcgagcacgaGGGCACGGCGGGCGCTGCGCGGCGCCGCGCCCGGCAGAACGGGGCGCCGCGGCGTGGCTTCGGCGGCGCgcgtcggcggcagcggcctcCGGTCCGCGGACGCTGGCGCCGTCGGCGGGTAGGTCGACGCCGTGCGTCCTGCAGGGCGCCGGGGCCCCGGCGCGCGCCGCTCTGGACGTCGGGCGGTCGGAGCCGCTCTCGGGTCCTGTCGACCCGGACGTATGGTCGTCTGTTCTGTTCAGGGGGTTGTGAATTTACATTCGAGTTCCTTTTGATGTGCTGTTTATAGTTTGATTTAATCTTGGGGGTCTGTAAGAAAATTTCCCTTGCGGTTGCAGCGATAGAGACTCGTTGGAATTTAGTTGATCTAACCCGAGGAGCGTTTCCGATTCTCATTTTTAGTATGGTCGGTGCGTGTAACCGGACGGCAGCTCTGCATTTTAGTGGGCGACCAAACCAAGAGAGCGCTAAAGCCAGGAGAAGCAGTGACGTGGTCAGCCAAGAGACTTCTGAGTTTTTAGTTGTGAGttgtgacgtttttttttgaaaggtagTTATGGCATTTTTGTTGTACCAAAATGGTGAAAAGGAGTAGAAGAGCCAAAGATTAGTGCCAAAACCACCACTGTATGCGTTTTGCAGGGAGCTTGTGCGGTAAGACTATCCGCACTCGTCATCCTCTATATTAATCTCTAAAAAGAATATTATGTTCTAGTCATCAAGGTTTTCCACTACATCCAGTTTTGCCGCACCCATCCATACTATATATCtctctctataccaactacctaAGTGAGACTCACAAATTATATTATATTCCTTTTTTAACTCCCGGGCTCCCTCCCCCCatctcgtccctctctctctccctctaccGCCGCCATTAttcgccgcccctcctccccaccTCGAGCTCGGGCCTCCTGCCCGGCCTTCCCGGCCTCTCCGGCCGGCCACTACCCCCGACCGGAACGCCGCAGCCATCGCCCGCTGGCGACCGGAGCGAGCTCAGCCGCCGCTCttggcgcgcggcggaggccatggccgAGCTCGGTGGCCTCCCTCCGCGGCAGGCCTCCCTCTACCGCGGGGCAAGCTCTGCGCCGGTACCCCCTCCCTCTTCTTCCCCGATGGCCGTCGTGGTGCCAAATCCGGCGCGAGCAGGGGCTCCAGCAGGTGAGGGGCCAGCAGGGGCTCCTCCGGTGCGGCTTCGGCGTCCGTGGCGGccaaggaggagcaggggaaggTGGCGGAGCAGTAGGGGCGGATCTGGCCCCtaccggcggccggggcggggcggcctACGCGCCGGGCAACGGGCCTCGGCCGGCGCGAGCGCTGCGCTGTGGATTGAGCGCGATGGCCGGGTCGAGCCCCCGCGCGGCGGCTTCCGTCTCACTGGGTCCTCCTCGTGATGGCAAAACAGTAGCGCGGCGCGGAGGCTCCTGTGCCAACACTGAGTATAGATTTCCAAATGGGCGGCCCGGCACTAGCCCGATGTGGCCCGGCCCGAAGCGGCCCGGCACTATCAGGCCATCAGGCCTGATAGTGTCGTGCCCATCGGGCCATCGAGCTGAACTGGCGGCCCAGGCCCGGCACTAAGGCCTTTTTATAGGGTCGGGCCGGCACGGCGGCCCAACTGGCCCATCGGGCGCGTGAAggccggggcggaggcggccagGGCGGGCGGGTCAGCAGCGgccgggcgtcggcggcggaggcgacggaggcggccgcggcgggcggcgaccgGTGCGGGCGCTAGCCGGGGTTGGCGACAGCCGGCGCGGGGTTGGAAGGttggaggagagggaagggcgGCTGGGGTTGGGTGGGGGAATTAGGGTTTGATGATCTTATATGTGGGAGgagaagagagaaggggaggtgtGCTACTGTGCCAAGGAATAAATCGGGTCGCTATCGGGCCGCCCATTATCGTGCCGTGCTACGGGCTGGCACTATAGGCCGGAGTGGCGGCCCAGGCACTAACACCCGATCGTGCCGGGCCAGCCCGCGGCCCGATGGATCGTGCCTAGGGCTGGGCTAGTGTCGTGCTTTTTAGGGGCTGCTTGGATTGATACCAAAATTTTGGCATGCCAAAGTTTTGGCAAGCCAAAATTTTGGCCATTATTTGGATGGTTGTCAAAATATGTCCACCTCTCACATTTTTCCTACCAAAATATGGACAATTTTTTTGCCCAACATTTGACTAGCCAAAATTTTGGCACCAATCCAAGGAGACCCTTAGTGTCTTCCTTCGAACTGCCCATCGTGACTGGCCCATTTGGAATTCTATAACGTCCTCGCGCTCCTTGGTGTGCCCGTCGTCTGACTGGCCCATTTGGAATTCTATAACGAACTGCCCATCGTTGAAACCTGTCTGCCTTGCATTCTCGCCGCTGTGATGGGCTGATTGCGGTCGATGGCCGAGAGGAATGGGCTCCAGGCGGACTGTTTCTGGTGGCCAGCAACCTTGTGTATGTGCAATAAGttggcttttttctttttgagaggAATCAACAAGTTGCTGAGTCGTGTGTGTTCAACAAGTTGTTGAGGTTaaacttttttttggaaaaatccAGAACCTTACGAGTTGTTGAGCTCAATAGGCGCAGCGaaatagcttttttttttttgagaaaccgcAGCGAAATAGCTGAGCCCACATCCCTCCCTGCTGGGCCCTTGGCCTTTGGTCTGTGggcttcctccccgagcccgtttagttaccaaaaattttcaactcccctgtgaacacatgtatgaagcactaaatataattaaataataaaactaattacacagtttagatgtacacgacgagacaaattttttgagcctaattagtgcatgattagccataagtgctacagtaacccatatgtgctaatgatgcgtcaaaggccttaaaagattcgtctcgcggtttccaagtgagttctgaaattagttttttaattagtattcAAAAAACCCTCCCAACATCTGGTTAAACATTGACGCGACACCCAGAAATTTTTGTGTTTGGGAACTACACGGGCTCCACGTCCGGTCGTTTGCCATGTCTGCACCGAACCCAAGATGGAGCCACACGTCCTCTTCCCGACCCAGAGCGCTGCATTCCACGCCGGGAAGAATTGGAGCTCCCACATGACTTGAGGCCCCACGTGGGACCCGCATGCTATTTAGATGGGCCCCACATGGGACCCGCGCAATGTTAGGTGGGCCCGCACACATTTAGTGGGACCCACACTTTGGGGGCCACTTAGTGGGACCCACATCATTTGAGACCCATGCATATTTAGTGTGGCCTACTTAGTGGACCCACGGTACTATTAAGTACCTCTATCATTTGAAAAAATTATCGACGATTTCGTAtagaaaatatgaaataaatttgtCTTTACCTATATATGAAAACAATAATTTTGTACACCACGTTCATCTATGAAAGCTCTAATATTTTTTGTAATTTATTTCCCGtacataaattcaaaaaataggaTTGTATTATTCTTTCACCACtaattttatctttttataGTACGTTAATCTGTCAGCTATTTTTACTAATACCTAAAAGCCAACGAATATCTAAGAAAAAAGTTATACAGTGCTTAGATGACTATTATGATAACATAAAATATCTAAATTTAATATTAGATTGAGTACAATAAgataataaatttatatttcatcatttttcaaGTTAATATTTTTCGCATAGACACACATCGCGCGTCAATCCACGACCTCAGCGACCTCAGCGACAGCGAAGTAGGTACCGCGCGGCGTCCTCTCCCTCGTGCTCTCTGAGGCTTTGGGCACGAAAGTATGCGCCCACTCCGCTCCCGCGCAGCGCACTTTTCGTGACCTGCAACGggacctgctgctcgcctgGCTGCTCCACGATCACGAGCAGTCGTCCTTCCCTTCAGTAGCTGCAGGACCTGACTCCGGAGTCCGGACCTTCAGTAGCTGCACGCCTAGACCTCTGGGAGGTCGAGCGAGAGTGTGACAGAGGAAATCCCGTTTCTACCGAGCACATGGAGAATCTTGAAATGCAGTGGTGACCGTGTTCGTGGTTGCCCTCAGAAACCCATTCTGTTGAAACATCATTCAGGCccagtttagttcccaaaaatttccaAGATtcaccgtcacatcgaatttttgaacaCATACATATTAAatgtaatttaaaaaaataactaattatataatttaactgttaatgatgagatgaatcttttgaatttaattagtctatgattggacattaattattaaataaaaacgaaattgctacagtagccaaatccaaaaaatttcacggaCAAAACACGCCCTCAatagaattttgaatttcagaATCTTTCTATATTTTACTTACTTTGTtcggcctactttcccatgcAAAAATAAAGTAATTTCAACTCCATTCCCTACATCAGACCGTCATCTGGTCGCCACACCTGATTGTTTTTTTATTGAATGACTGAATATAAAAGCGTACTATTGCACACCACGGTGATCAGCGGAAAATCGTTTCTGGTTCAAGTGTAGCCAACACTACTGCGAACACAAATTACAAAGCAGGAGGGCGATTCAGATTAAAGTCATTTCCATTTCAAATATAGCTGAATAAATAAATGAATCGTTGATTGATCAATCGGGTTCTGATGATACTCTGTACACCACAACAGTATGAGctgtatctatctatctatctattcaTCGAAATGCTTGCCCGAAAATGTTCTCATGGCGCCATCTCCTGGTTTCAGTCGAAAGGTGTCTCAAGCACCAACCTTCACTTCCCACAGCTCCATCTAGATGTCGGGACGCAGCTGAGGTAGTGGCACCACTGGCAGTGGTCGTTCGCGTTCACTCCCTTGAAAAGCATCCCCATCCCAACGGCGAATCTGCGCAGGTTAGGCACCGTAAACATGAGTTCAAAATCATTCAAACCGACCTAACTGATGACAGTGCCCATTTTTATTTTGGGTGGCGAAAGTGAAAGCTGGCAGAGTTCATTAGGTTAGCATTATAGCACACTTAAGATATAGCAAGTACTACCATGTTAGGTCCAAGAAAGAGGCGGCACCAGCATGTGATGTGATGCTTACCCGAGGACAGCGAGGACCGAAGCTACGGCCAACAGAACCCATTGATAGGGCAGGTACTTCCTGGTGGTGTACTTGATGTCCGAGGGCCGGACATAGCGCTGCATCCAACCGTAATGCGGGCGCATCAGGAAGATGAATCCCAGGAGGAAACCAGTGAGGAATCCTCCGATGTGCGCAAAGTTGTCGACGTGCGGGAGGATGCCGATGGCGAGGTTGATGGCGATAACGACCAAGAGGGTCACCAgggctgcagcctgcagatTACATTCAATTTCGAAACTGCATTCAGTACATTGATAATTTGAT
This window contains:
- the LOC120691482 gene encoding uncharacterized protein LOC120691482 translates to MADDASPSGRGGRRCATPTRVDLLALLLAATLCSASYCLGVWHNSRGAADGRVLALSPAAAVAVGAASSCGGDSDGPLDFEARHAAEDAGLSVSATAASTRARRALRGAAPGRTGRRGVASAARVGGSGLRSADAGAVGG